The genomic DNA ctattattattactactgctaatattactattattactactactactagtaatactactattattactaccactattactactattattattactactgctTTTACGactactactgctattactactataactattactactattattactattgctactactattagtactagtattactactactgctaatattactattattactactactgctaatattactattattattactactactactattattactactattattactactactattgttactagtattactactattactactactgctaatattactattattactactactattattattactactactgccaatattactattactactactactactgttaatattactattattactactactattattattactactgctaatattactattattactactactactactaatgctaatattactattattactactactattattactactactgctaatattactattattactactattattactactgctattattattactactattattattactactactgctaatattactactactattactactactactgctaatattactattattactactactgctaatatcactattattactactactattattattactactactattattactactactattattattactactactgttaatattactactactattattattactactactgctaatattactattattactactactattattattactactactattattactactactattattattactactactgttaatattactattactactactactgctaatattactactactattactattactactgctgatgctaatattactactactactactaatagggATACTTGTCTCCCAGCCTCGCTGCCCATGCCCACCATAGCAGCCATGGATGGAGTGGCTCTGGGAGGAGGACTTGAGCTGGCCTTGGCCTGTGACCTTCGCACTGCTGGTGAGTGGCCAGGAGTCTTCTAGAAAGCTACATTATTAGCAGGCCTCGCCACACGTCTTAAAATGCAGCCTGGCACTCTGCCAGGCTGCCTCACATATCAAATACATTTCTATATGCACCATCACACAGTTTGGGAAGACAcacactctcactctcacacacacacacacacacacacacacacacacacacacacacacacacacacacacacacacacacacacacacacacacacacacacacacacacacacacacacacacacacacacacagtcagatATAAGCACTTTGACTTGATGGATCATTTTTACCTCTTTGTTTATTTGTAATGTGCAAAGTAGGCGGTGACTAAGTGACACTAATGTATGTCCTGTGTGTGAGGGGGTTGTAACTTGGTGGATTATTTCAAGTTTGTCTGTCCATTTCTCCAATGCAAGGTGGTGGGAGGAGCGATCCCGTTAACGGTGCGCCCCGTGCAGGTGCATCATACCCGTTTAGCATGTAGCTGAAAGCATAATGCTGAGGTGGAGCGTGAAAATGGTTACAGAAGCTTTGGTGCACGTGTCAGCCTTCTTGAAATATTTGTATATGTtgcttaacttatttttacacttgcactGCACTTGTGCTCAAACCCAGCATGGGTAGCGTATGTAGCTGAGCGATGTTAGCAGGCCGTGTTGACGTGGTGCTAATCAGCGCCCCCACCTTCACGcgtccttctcctcttttgtcccGAGCTCAGCGTATTCCGCACAGATGGGCCTGATTGAGACGACACGGGGGCTGCTCCCGGGGGCCGGTAAGACGCCGCACACAAACGCCATACACAGACGACGCTTTGTGACCTTGAGGTGGTTCGGCGTCGCACAGGAGGAAGCCAGCGGCTGCCGCGCACCGTGGGCGTGTCTCTGGCCAAAGAGCTGATCTTCACAGGTGCCAACATATCACTCACTCGCCGCATGGAGCGTGGACttgacctttttttccccccttctgcCCTTCAGGGAAGCGCCTGGGAGGGCGGGCGGCGCTGGCGATGGGCCTGGTGAACCGAGCGGTGGACCAGAACGAGACGGGAGACGCCGCTTACTCTGAAGCGCTCAGCCTGGCTCGGGAGATCCTGCCTCAGGTTGGAACACCTCCAATGCCTCTTTCTTTTTAGTAATCACACGTCTTCCTTCTCACGTCTTCCTCCACGGGCTTCTGTCGCTCCACATTTCTTCTACCCCAGCTCCAATGGCGAAATGGGTCACGGTGCCACATTTTAACGCGCCGCTAATGACGCGCCAGCAAATCTGATAATGCCCGCTTTTGATTGGTCGAACTGTCCCGGCTTTCCAGGCTCCCATCGCCGTGCGGATGGCGAAGGAGGCGATGAACCGGGGCACCGAGGTACGAAGTGAGAAGTTGTTGTTGTTGCCCGGCGACTGACATTTCACCTCATCAGGTGGACATCACCTCAGCCATGGCAATAGAAAGGATGTGCTACGCTCAGGTAAGGAGGACTTTTAAGGggatggtgcaggtgtacctaataaagtggccGGCGTGTGTCCTGTTTAGGTCATCCCGACACGGGACAGACGCGAGGGAATGGCGGCGTTCATAGAGAAGAGGCCTCCGCGATATATTGGCGAATAATTTGGGGTGACAAACCACTTTCTTTAATACAAAGGTACCTCGGTTTTCTTACACCGTCTCGATGCAATCTCACATTTTTATAATGTCATCTACTATCACATCTATAAATCTATGTCACGCGTATGATTCCGTGGAATTTACTGTCCGAACAAAGAATCGCGCTCAGTCTGTgtgcttttttgtttttaaactgaatatgactgcaaaataagccactatgggaccaaagaaagttgtgagcgCAAGccttttgattaaaaaaagaaagaaaaaaaatgttgtttttaaattgaGTATGACAGCAAAATAAGCCACTATGGGGctaaagaaagttgtgagtgcaaGCACTTTCATTcaaaaagtatgaaaaaaaatgttgtttttaaattgaGTGACAACAAAATCAGCCACTATGGGCCCCAAAAAAGTTGTGAGTGCAAGcactttgatttaaaaaaagtaagaaaatatttgtttttaaatttagtttgacAGCAAAATAAGCCACTATGGGGCCC from Entelurus aequoreus isolate RoL-2023_Sb linkage group LG27, RoL_Eaeq_v1.1, whole genome shotgun sequence includes the following:
- the echdc2 gene encoding enoyl-CoA hydratase domain-containing protein 2, mitochondrial isoform X1; amino-acid sequence: MGLRQPPTANLRRKIRVSMSSLLRRLPTPMFVLSSRGRLAGRCRSDDRGPRQGGRVLAGFGGAHCRSQHTAGAVEVELRKLRGEDDGIVEVLMCRHKARNALGHVFVSQMRALMSTLTNCDSVPRVVVFRSLVPGVFCAGADLKERALMDDRQSDLFVHGLRDLMTHIASLPMPTIAAMDGVALGGGLELALACDLRTAAYSAQMGLIETTRGLLPGAGGSQRLPRTVGVSLAKELIFTGKRLGGRAALAMGLVNRAVDQNETGDAAYSEALSLAREILPQAPIAVRMAKEAMNRGTEVDITSAMAIERMCYAQVIPTRDRREGMAAFIEKRPPRYIGE
- the echdc2 gene encoding enoyl-CoA hydratase domain-containing protein 2, mitochondrial isoform X2, which encodes MVSWKCSCVDTRPGTLWATCLCPSMCEQMRALMSTLTNCDSVPRVVVFRSLVPGVFCAGADLKERALMDDRQSDLFVHGLRDLMTHIASLPMPTIAAMDGVALGGGLELALACDLRTAAYSAQMGLIETTRGLLPGAGGSQRLPRTVGVSLAKELIFTGKRLGGRAALAMGLVNRAVDQNETGDAAYSEALSLAREILPQAPIAVRMAKEAMNRGTEVDITSAMAIERMCYAQVIPTRDRREGMAAFIEKRPPRYIGE